A window of Flammeovirga kamogawensis genomic DNA:
ATTAAATGTCAAATATTTTATCTAAAAAGGGGTTTTTATTGATTATTTTTCTCTTAAAGTATAATAATTACACATTTGCAGGTGTTTTTTCCTCGTTGTACTAAAAATACCATCCTGTTTGCATACGATTCTTCTACGAATATTTATACCTTATTTAATAAAACGTTTAAAATCATAACATTTTTAAACATCTATCTTTATTGTAATTCTTTAATAAATTATTGAAGGGGCACATAAGTTATTTTAATAGAGTTAGTTAGCCCTAGTCTTTATAATTATATTAAACTGTAATATTTTCAGTTTTGCAATCAATCAATTCAGTTATATTTTCTATCTTTAAAAATACAATAATATTATTTTGACTAAAATTTTTTATTACTCTAAAAATCTAATCATTAATTATTGTATTTAAGTGATTCCAAATAATAAAAAACTTCTAAAAAATCTATGAAAGGTTTTCTTAAAACAACTTTTGCAGTTGTTGTGGGTATATGCTTGTTTACAGGAATATTTTTTGTCGGTGGACTTGTATTCTTTGTTGGTCTTGCGGCATCAACAAGTAGTTCTCAGCCAGTTACCATTGATCAACATTCTGTATTAGAATTAAAATTATCTCAACAAATTGCTGAAATAGGAGAAGTAGATCCTTTTGAGTCTTTAAACTCAAGTTATTTCCCATCCAAAGGATCGGCAAGTCTCCATGAATATTTAGACATTATTAATAAAGCAGCGGCAGATGATAATATATCTGGTATCTATCTTAAAGGAGGTTATTTTGGTGGTAGCATGCCAATGGCTGTAGAAATTCGTGCGGCTTTAAAAGCTTTTAAAAGTGAGGGTAAATTTATTTACGCTTACGCTGATAATATTTCAGAAGCTGGATATTACATTATTTCAGAGGCAGATAAAATTTATTTAAACCCAATCGGTGATTTAGAGTTTAATGGTTTGTCTTCTGAAATACTATATTGGAAAGACTTTTTTAAGAAGATTGGTGTTGAACCTGAAGTTTTTAGAGTAGGTAAATATAAGAGTGCTGTAGAACCATTTATGACTAATAAAATGAGTTCTGCCAATAAAGAACAAATTTCATCTTATCTAAATAGCCTGAACGATATTTATTTACAAGGTGTAAGTGATTCAAGAGGTATTGCAGTTGAAGAGTTGAAAGAAATTTCTAATAAAATGAAAATTCGTTCGTCTGAAGATGCTTTAGCCTTAAAGTTTGTAGATGAACTTACTTATGAAGATGAAGTAACAACGCAATTAGCAAGTGAACTTGATTTAGAAGATAGTAATGATATTTCTTTTGTGAAGTACAACAAATACAAAGATGTTACAGATCCTAGATCAAGACAATTAGGTGAAGGAAAAGTTGTTGTTCTTTCTGCAGAAGGGGAAATAATTTATGGAAAAGCAGAAGGTGGATCGAAAGCTATAGCTAATGTCGACCTTGTAAAAGAAATAAATGATTTAGCAGATGATGATGATGTAGATGCAGTTGTATTAAGAGTAAACTCACCAGGTGGAAGTGCTTTATCATCTGATATTATTTGGAGAGCTGTTCAAAATTTAAAAAAGAAAAAACCTGTAGTAGCTTCAATGTCTACTTATGCAGCATCTGGAGGGTATTATATCTCTATGGGGTGTGATAAAATTGTTGCTTATCCAAATACAATAACTGGATCTATCGGAATTTTTGGACTAGGTTTTAATCCTTCAGAATTAATGCAAAAGAAATTAGGTATCAAAAGCTATGCAGTTAGCACTGGCGAGTTTTCTAATTTCCAATCTATGCTAGATGATTTTTCTGATGAAGATTTCGATATTATTCAAAAATCTGTTGAGAAAGGATACAAGGTATTCACATCAAAAGCTGCCGAAGGTCGTCATATGAAAATAGACGATTTATTAGCTGTTGCTCAAGGTAGAGTTTGGACAGGTATTCAAGCTAAAAAAGTAGGTTTGGTAGATGAGTTGGGTGGTTATAATGAAGCGATTAAAATCGCGGCTGATCTTGCAGGGTTAGAAGAAGGTGATTATAAAGTCAAATATCTACCTGGTGAAGTAGATTTCTTCCAAGAAATTTTAAAAGGAATGGATATGGAAGTACAATCTAGAGTAAAACAAGCTGTACTTGGAGAATACTCAATCAAAATGGATAAGCTGACTAATTGGATGCAATCTTTGCAAGGTGTTCAAGCAGCAATTCCATACTACGAGGAAATTGAAGGGTTTGAAAGACCATAATTGATCTGATATCAAACTCCAAAAATAAACAGCCACAGATTATTATTTAATTTGTGGCTGTTTTCTTTTTATAGAATATGTAAGTTGAGATCAATAAATTGGTAAATCTCATCTACAGTGAAAATGTCGAATAATTTTTCAGAAGTAATAAGCCTCGGACCTCTGTTATCAATGGTAACAGCAAGTCTATCTTTTAGCATATTATTTAAATAAGGTTCAGTTATATCCCAATTACTTTGGTAGCTTAAATCTGCCAATAAATTATTTTGTTCTTTTTCTTCAGATTCTATAGGAGATATAGTATCAAAAGGGTAGTGCTTATCAAGTAAAAGTTTATAAATTCTATTTACTTCGATAACCGCACTTGTATCTTGATTTAAATAATTAAGCATTGCTTTAAACCATAATAAACCTGTGAAATCTTTATTGTCACTAATGATGATAACATTGTACCAATAGCTATTAAGATTTTTGGCTAAGATTTCCATGAATACGCCAACTACCCAAGTTTTTTTTGTTCTATGCTTCTCGTAACCTTTTCTTTTAATGTCTTTTAATGATTGCTCTAAAGCCTGAAGAATATCATGTTTTAGGTCATCAATAAATATATCTGTAGAAGGAAAGTGTTCTTTAGCATTTTTTTGCCATGCATTAAATATTGATTGCCCTTTCTCTGGTAAATTTAATAGAGGTGATATATCCATAATTAATAATGATTTTCTACAAAAATACGTGTATTATCTTATTAATACTTGATTTAAATTTAGATGTGTCAATAATTCATGATAATATAATTTATTTAATAAGTAGAATGAATTAAAAATGGCCCATTTATGCTTTACAGTTGATATTAATACGCAATTATGAATTTATCATAACTACGTAAATGAGATTTAAGAGAATAAATTTAAAATTAAAAATAGTTAGGTACGCTATTTATTAAGGTGTATGGAATGAATTTTACAAATCCTTTGTTATTAGGTTAGCTAGTAGAAATTTATACTTTTTCAAGAATAACATTCATTGAAAATACAACTTATAGTAAAACTTTTCATAACGGTATATCTGTTGTTATATTGTTATTAGATAATTTCTTTACTGATACCCATTATACTAATATGAAAAATACTTTCTCATATTCTGATCACCTAACTCGGTTTATAGAACGCATATATGAAATAAAGGAGAGTCACAATATCCAGATATCCCAAGCTGAATTAAAAGCAACTGCTTTAGAAATGGGATTAACTGATTTTGAGTGGGATCAAATGCAAGACCTCTTCACGTCTCACTTTTCAAGAGCGATGAGTTATCACAAGTATAAAAATTGGGATGATGCAATCAGCGAGTTAGATCAAGCATTAACCATTAATCCCTTTGATGAAAAAACTCTATTCCTAATGTCATCTTGCTATGCAAACAGGTATTATGAAGGAGAAGAGAGAGAGGATAGAGAAAAATCAATTTTATTTGCCAACAAAACACTAGAAGTTAATCCACTTGATCAAAAAGCACTACAATTATTAAGTTCTTTAAAGAAAGAAGCTCGACAAAGAAAAATAATTGAAAGAGAATCTATAAAAACATTAGTAGTTGCATGTTCATTTGGAGCAATAATTTTTACTGCATTAGCATATTTATCTTTTTCAAATACGTTAATGACAAGCGCTATTCCTTTTGAAACTGCAAGAGCATCTGTAGATTTAAAAACAAATGAATTTACCCCAGATGTAGAGTATCAGAATGCAAGTATAGATCATGAAAACAGTTATTTTTACCTTACAGAAAATGTAATTAAAGTATTTGAAAGAAAAGCAGCATTAGTTTTACAAGGAAAGTTTTCTGAGAGAAATAATGCAGGTGTATCTGTAAGATGGAAAGATATAGAAGGTAATATTGTTCATTCAGAACATTTTACTCCTCAGTATTTAAATGATATCAAAGACCCAATAAATGATAAGTTTAAATTGATCAGGTTCTTAGAGTCTGAAAAAGCAATTGCTATTGCTAAAGTACATATAGTGATTGATTAGTTTACTGTTAAACATTAAGCCTAATTATTAATAATTGTATCATTTTTATAAAAAATTGCACCCGTTTTTGTGTTAAATGGATGTAAAAGTCTACATAAACCTATTATTTTGATGAGATTTTTAAGTAAATGTGTTGAAATAGCAAATTAACCGTTACTTTTGAGGGCATTATTGGGCAGTTGAAATCAATTACGCAAAAATGGTACTCTTTTTTCGAGGCAATACAAACAACGTATTCGCAGTACACGCCGAACAGGCGCTTCCAAAAGAAAATTTAGAAAAACTTTCTTGGTTATTCGGCAACGCTACGTTGTGCGAAGAAAATTCTTTAGACGGCTGGTTTACAGGACCCCGTAAAGAAATGTTGACTCCTTGGAGTACAAATGCAGTAGAGATCACACAAAACATGGGTATAGAAGGATTAATCCGTATTGAAGAATTTCTTCATGTGGAATCTGAAAAATCTGCTGATTTTGATCCTATGTTACAAGCATTGTATGAAGGACTAGATAGTTCAATCTATACAATTGATGTCGAACCTGAACCTATCCGTCATATTGAAGATATTGTATCTTACAATAAGGAGGAAGGATTAGCTTTAAGTGATGATGAGGTAAGCTACTTACAAGAAGTAAGTGTTAAACTGAAACGTCCTTTAACTGATTCTGAAGTTTATGGATTTGCTCAAGTTAATTCTGAGCATTGTAGACATAAAATCTTTAACGGAATATTTGTGATTGATGGTGAAGAAAAACCTACATCGCTTTTCCAGTTAATTAAAAAGACTTCAAAAGAAGCACCTGATAATATCGTATCAGCGTATTCTGATAATGTGGCCTTTATTAAAGGACCTGTTTCAGAACAATTTGCTCCTGTAACTCAAGATAAACCGGATTTCTTTGAAACAAAAGATTTCGAATCGGTTATCTCTTTAAAAGCAGAAACACATAACTTCCCAACTACTGTAGAACCATTTAATGGTGCAGCAACTGGATCTGGTGGTGAAATCAGAGACAGGGTTGCAGGTGGTAAAGGTTCTATGCCTTTAGCAGGTACAGCAGTGTACATGACATCGTACTCTCGTTTAGAAGAGAACAAACGTCAGTGGGAGCAAGGAATGGAAGAA
This region includes:
- the sppA gene encoding signal peptide peptidase SppA, yielding MKGFLKTTFAVVVGICLFTGIFFVGGLVFFVGLAASTSSSQPVTIDQHSVLELKLSQQIAEIGEVDPFESLNSSYFPSKGSASLHEYLDIINKAAADDNISGIYLKGGYFGGSMPMAVEIRAALKAFKSEGKFIYAYADNISEAGYYIISEADKIYLNPIGDLEFNGLSSEILYWKDFFKKIGVEPEVFRVGKYKSAVEPFMTNKMSSANKEQISSYLNSLNDIYLQGVSDSRGIAVEELKEISNKMKIRSSEDALALKFVDELTYEDEVTTQLASELDLEDSNDISFVKYNKYKDVTDPRSRQLGEGKVVVLSAEGEIIYGKAEGGSKAIANVDLVKEINDLADDDDVDAVVLRVNSPGGSALSSDIIWRAVQNLKKKKPVVASMSTYAASGGYYISMGCDKIVAYPNTITGSIGIFGLGFNPSELMQKKLGIKSYAVSTGEFSNFQSMLDDFSDEDFDIIQKSVEKGYKVFTSKAAEGRHMKIDDLLAVAQGRVWTGIQAKKVGLVDELGGYNEAIKIAADLAGLEEGDYKVKYLPGEVDFFQEILKGMDMEVQSRVKQAVLGEYSIKMDKLTNWMQSLQGVQAAIPYYEEIEGFERP